From Caldicellulosiruptor hydrothermalis 108, a single genomic window includes:
- a CDS encoding molybdopterin-dependent oxidoreductase, with translation MKKKTFCPLDCFDSCAIVAQVEDGKAVKLYGDKNHPITNGFLCPKGYRLLEKVYSKERVTTPLLRVKNEFHQISWNQALDMIAEQIKEILKKYNSSAILYYSGDGYEGYLRNIERLFFDYLGGATYSEGSLCWGAGLLAQKMDFGNSLCHSPFDIFNSNWIVLWGRNALWTNLHLFYFVHMAKKQGKKVAVIDIYPTETFKIADIGLIINPGSDSYLAYGAIKYILENGKEDREFIEKYTVGFEKVKEIASRLTYEEIEKRCGVNKKDIENIANIYIQKPVSTFIGYGPQRYTNGVNTIRTIDYLVAISGNVGIKGGGSNFAHRFTQNIASVFKDDTRAVNKRFYNKAKLGEYLKDQQNPPVEMVYISAGNPVSQCPDSDLVFRELQKRFVVVVDMFLTATAQAATIILPAASFLEKEDVFVPNMWHDYIGVSEKVIENIGESKSEVEIINQLAKRLDLDFPIKSEKEWVEYVKAHFEKALNIKFDKHFVRATKIDVPWEDKIFATKSKKFEFEDEKIDVAVPSIDENKVLKNQLRLVTVHSQKTLHSQEFFERRPVAIFNIEDAKRLGIGNGDKVLLYNGCGGFVVEAILRQDVKRGYIIVEEGYQDQNIETINSCIFSKTAEMESQAAFNSNFVFVEKVTT, from the coding sequence ATGAAAAAAAAGACATTTTGTCCACTTGACTGTTTTGACAGCTGTGCGATTGTTGCTCAGGTTGAAGATGGGAAAGCAGTAAAGCTTTATGGTGATAAGAACCACCCTATCACCAATGGTTTTTTGTGCCCAAAAGGTTATAGATTGCTTGAGAAGGTTTATTCAAAAGAGAGGGTAACCACTCCTCTTTTGAGGGTCAAGAATGAATTTCACCAAATTTCCTGGAATCAAGCTCTTGACATGATTGCGGAGCAAATAAAAGAGATTTTAAAGAAGTACAACTCAAGTGCCATTTTATACTATAGTGGAGATGGGTATGAAGGGTATTTGAGAAATATTGAAAGATTGTTTTTTGATTATTTGGGTGGTGCGACATACTCTGAAGGGAGTTTGTGCTGGGGAGCAGGTCTTCTTGCACAGAAAATGGATTTTGGAAATTCGCTTTGTCATTCACCGTTTGATATTTTTAATTCTAACTGGATTGTTCTTTGGGGAAGAAACGCTCTGTGGACAAATCTTCACCTTTTTTATTTTGTCCATATGGCAAAAAAACAAGGTAAAAAAGTAGCAGTGATTGACATTTACCCTACCGAAACATTCAAGATAGCTGATATTGGTCTGATTATAAATCCTGGGTCTGATTCTTACCTTGCCTATGGAGCAATAAAGTATATATTGGAAAATGGAAAGGAAGACAGAGAATTTATCGAAAAGTATACTGTTGGATTTGAAAAGGTAAAGGAGATTGCAAGTAGATTAACATATGAAGAGATAGAGAAAAGGTGTGGTGTAAATAAAAAAGATATAGAGAACATTGCAAATATTTATATTCAAAAACCTGTGTCAACTTTTATTGGGTACGGGCCGCAAAGATATACAAATGGAGTAAATACAATAAGAACAATTGACTATCTTGTTGCAATCTCAGGTAATGTGGGAATAAAAGGCGGAGGTTCAAACTTTGCTCACAGGTTCACTCAAAATATAGCTTCCGTTTTCAAAGACGATACCAGGGCTGTGAATAAGCGTTTTTATAACAAAGCAAAACTTGGCGAATATCTAAAAGACCAGCAAAATCCGCCGGTTGAGATGGTTTATATATCTGCCGGAAATCCTGTTTCACAGTGTCCTGACTCAGATTTGGTATTTAGAGAACTTCAAAAAAGATTTGTGGTTGTTGTTGACATGTTTTTGACAGCAACAGCCCAGGCAGCAACCATTATACTTCCTGCTGCAAGTTTTCTTGAGAAAGAGGATGTGTTTGTACCAAATATGTGGCATGATTATATTGGGGTTTCTGAGAAGGTTATTGAAAACATCGGTGAGTCAAAGTCAGAGGTTGAAATAATAAACCAGCTTGCAAAAAGGCTTGATTTAGATTTTCCTATAAAATCAGAAAAAGAATGGGTAGAATATGTAAAAGCTCATTTTGAGAAAGCTTTGAACATTAAATTTGACAAGCATTTTGTGCGTGCAACCAAAATAGATGTTCCGTGGGAAGATAAAATATTTGCAACAAAGAGCAAAAAATTTGAATTTGAAGATGAAAAGATAGATGTAGCTGTGCCATCTATAGATGAAAATAAGGTATTAAAAAATCAGCTCAGACTTGTGACCGTTCATTCTCAAAAAACATTGCATTCCCAGGAGTTTTTTGAAAGAAGACCAGTTGCTATTTTTAATATTGAGGATGCAAAGAGACTTGGAATTGGAAATGGCGATAAAGTGCTTCTTTACAATGGCTGTGGAGGTTTTGTTGTTGAAGCAATTCTGAGGCAGGATGTAAAAAGAGGGTATATAATAGTTGAAGAAGGTTATCAAGACCAAAATATTGAGACAATAAACTCTTGCATTTTTTCCAAGACAGCAGAGATGGAAAGTCAAGCAGCATTTAATTCAAATTTTGTATTTGTGGAAAAGGTGACAACATGA
- the nadC gene encoding carboxylating nicotinate-nucleotide diphosphorylase — MLNFLVIDKIIKDALVEDMPYGDITTDLLIPQESTSSAVLLAKENGILCGIDVAKRVFEILDGSIKFEKLKTDGDNIQKGDVLAKIQGKTRAILMGERLALNLLQRMSGIATFTNMLAQKIKGYRATVTDTRKTIPLLRMLDKYAVFVGGGKNHRYSLSDAVLIKDNHIKAVGSITEAVKRAKENVPHTMKVEVEVRNMQEFEEALASGADIIMLDHFTVDEMKKAVEKAEGRVLIEASGNINIDNIEEIAKTGVDIISVGSITHSVKSLDISLDFVD; from the coding sequence ATGCTGAATTTTTTGGTGATTGATAAAATTATTAAGGATGCACTTGTAGAGGATATGCCATATGGAGATATTACAACAGACTTATTAATTCCGCAAGAGAGCACGTCGAGTGCTGTTTTATTGGCTAAAGAGAATGGAATTTTATGTGGAATAGATGTGGCAAAGAGGGTATTTGAGATATTAGATGGCAGCATAAAATTTGAAAAGTTAAAAACTGATGGAGACAATATTCAAAAAGGTGATGTTTTGGCCAAAATACAAGGAAAAACACGAGCAATCTTGATGGGTGAAAGGCTTGCTTTAAACCTTCTTCAAAGGATGAGCGGCATTGCAACATTTACAAATATGCTTGCACAAAAGATAAAAGGGTATAGGGCGACTGTGACTGATACTCGAAAGACCATTCCTCTCTTGAGAATGCTTGATAAATACGCTGTTTTTGTTGGCGGTGGGAAAAATCACAGATATTCTTTGTCTGATGCGGTGCTAATTAAGGATAATCACATAAAGGCTGTTGGGAGTATAACAGAGGCTGTAAAAAGGGCAAAAGAGAATGTCCCACATACAATGAAGGTTGAAGTAGAAGTGCGTAATATGCAAGAGTTTGAAGAGGCATTGGCGTCTGGTGCAGATATAATTATGCTTGACCATTTCACAGTTGATGAGATGAAAAAGGCTGTTGAGAAAGCTGAAGGAAGAGTTTTAATAGAAGCATCGGGAAATATAAATATTGATAACATTGAGGAGATTGCAAAAACAGGTGTTGATATTATTTCTGTTGGTTCTATTACCCATTCAGTAAAAAGCCTTGATATTAGCCTTGACTTTGTAGACTAA
- the nadB gene encoding L-aspartate oxidase, which yields MAEFKRFCVEFDSGSDEVLNFDVVIIGTGVAGLYTAVNLDKKLKVALVTKETMQVSNTNLAQGGIAAPLSHDDSPDIHYMDTIRAGSGLCDSHMVRILVDEAIENINILLKMNIPFDLDDEGEIILGQEGAHSRRRIIHASGDATGRIVSEHLGHVVKSYKNVTIFENAFLVDILTDEQNTAIGVLLKIKNKNVILFAKNIVLASGGYGYLYKYTTNPEVTTGDGCAAAVRCGAKVVDMELVQFHPTVLYHEKNKSFLISEAVRGEGGLLYNSFGERFMPKYHPLAELAPRDIVSRSIYFELQRTGSENVFLDITHLDANFIRKRFPNIYQKCLELGIDITKQRIPVAPAQHYSMGGVLSDEFGRTTVENLFVCGEAAGTRVHGANRLASNSLLEGLVFGRRIAQYINGRLQKNVKHIAICHRSLSKKEFDLNVATEIEGLRSKMSEYAGIVRTKEGLEKLIDYIVSRLEILNTMRLSTQKEIEYYNMLMIGYILANAALMRKESRGSHYRKDFPYQDDVNWKKHLVYSNIYGWEEIF from the coding sequence TTGGCAGAGTTTAAAAGGTTTTGTGTTGAATTTGACTCTGGTAGCGATGAAGTTTTAAATTTTGATGTAGTGATTATTGGAACAGGTGTTGCAGGGCTATATACGGCAGTTAATTTGGATAAAAAGCTCAAAGTGGCACTTGTAACAAAAGAAACCATGCAGGTTAGCAATACGAATTTGGCCCAAGGCGGGATTGCAGCGCCACTTAGCCATGATGACAGTCCTGACATACACTATATGGATACAATAAGAGCAGGCAGCGGTCTTTGTGATTCGCACATGGTAAGAATTTTGGTTGACGAGGCTATTGAAAATATAAACATTTTGCTTAAGATGAATATTCCATTTGATTTAGATGACGAAGGGGAGATTATTTTAGGTCAGGAAGGAGCACACAGCCGAAGAAGAATAATTCATGCAAGTGGAGATGCGACAGGAAGAATTGTGTCTGAGCATTTAGGACATGTAGTTAAGTCATATAAAAACGTTACAATATTTGAAAATGCTTTTCTGGTTGATATACTCACCGATGAGCAGAACACTGCCATAGGAGTTTTGCTAAAGATAAAGAATAAGAATGTCATTTTATTTGCAAAAAACATTGTTCTGGCATCTGGTGGCTATGGATATTTGTACAAATACACAACAAACCCTGAGGTGACAACAGGCGATGGCTGTGCTGCAGCTGTAAGGTGTGGAGCAAAGGTTGTGGATATGGAACTTGTACAGTTTCATCCCACTGTGCTTTATCATGAAAAAAACAAGAGCTTTTTAATATCAGAGGCAGTAAGAGGGGAAGGCGGTCTTCTTTACAACAGTTTCGGTGAAAGATTTATGCCCAAGTACCATCCTCTTGCAGAGCTTGCACCAAGAGATATTGTTTCTCGTAGTATATACTTTGAGCTGCAAAGGACAGGTTCTGAAAACGTATTTCTCGACATTACTCATCTTGATGCTAACTTTATAAGAAAGAGATTTCCTAATATATATCAAAAATGTTTGGAACTTGGTATCGATATTACAAAACAGAGAATTCCTGTTGCACCTGCGCAGCATTATAGTATGGGTGGGGTGCTTTCTGACGAGTTTGGCAGAACCACTGTGGAAAACCTTTTTGTATGTGGTGAGGCAGCAGGGACACGTGTTCATGGAGCAAACAGGCTTGCATCAAATTCACTTTTAGAAGGTCTTGTTTTTGGAAGAAGAATAGCTCAATATATCAATGGCAGGTTACAAAAAAATGTGAAACATATAGCAATCTGCCATAGAAGCTTGAGTAAAAAGGAGTTTGATTTGAACGTAGCTACCGAGATTGAAGGTTTGAGAAGTAAAATGAGTGAGTATGCAGGGATTGTGCGAACAAAAGAAGGACTTGAAAAATTGATAGATTACATTGTCTCAAGGTTAGAAATATTGAATACAATGAGACTCAGCACGCAAAAAGAGATAGAATATTATAACATGCTTATGATAGGGTACATCTTGGCAAATGCTGCACTGATGAGAAAAGAAAGCAGGGGTTCTCATTACAGAAAAGATTTCCCGTACCAGGACGATGTTAACTGGAAGAAGCATTTGGTATACTCAAACATTTATGGATGGGAGGAAATCTTTTAA